DNA from Poecilia reticulata strain Guanapo linkage group LG20, Guppy_female_1.0+MT, whole genome shotgun sequence:
TTGTTTTCTGAGAGCCACAATAAAGGTTGTTCGACGGTGAAGCATATGGCTCCGGATCAGGGCGGAACCACGATATCACACCTATAGGATGAGGCACAGAGTCATAATGAGACTGATTTCATTACGAAGTAAATGaaagttcaaaaaaaaaaaaaaaaaaggaagtccGTATGGTAAGATACAGATGGCGCGTGAGGCTTGATACAGATCTTTCGCCGGTTTGTTTTGCATTGCCGGTTGGTGAAGGGGtaattatgtgtgtgtgtgtgtgtgtgtgtgtgtgtgtgtgtgtgtgtgtgtNNNNNNNNNNNNNNNNNNNNNNNNNNNNNNNNNNNNNNNNNNNNNNNNNNNNNNNNNNNNNNNNNNNNNNNNNNNNNNNNNNNNNNNNNNNNNNNNNNNNNNNNNNNNNNNNNNNNNNNNNNNNNNNNNNNNNNNNNNNNNNNNNNNNNNNNNNNNNNNNNNNNNNNNNNNNNNNNNNNNNNNNNNNNNNNNNNNNNNNNNNNNNNNNNNNNNNNNNNNNNNNNNNNNNNNNNNNNNNNNNNNNNNNNNNNNNNNNNNNNNNNNNNNNNNNNNNNNNNNNNNNNNNNNNNNNNNNNNNNNNNNNNNNNNNNNNNNNNNNNNNNNNNNNNNNNNNNNNNNNNNNNNNNNNNNNNNNNNNNNNNNNNNNNNNNNNNNNNNNNNNNNNNNNNNNNNNNNNNNNNNNNNNNNNNNNNNNNNNNNNNNNNNNNNNNNNNNNNNNNNNNNNNNNNNNNNNNNNNNNATACTGATATTTTTGATTCAtacaccaaaaataattttattaaactgtgtttATGTTGAGGAGCTGCAACATAAACTGGCCCGGCTATCCAGACATACCATAATATTACTGATTACATCAGCGCCATAATTATTAAGTCACTTAAATGAGTACGACCTGGTCCTGTGATGACACATGGAACATGCTATTATGGAAATAGAAGGCTATGAATGAAAGGTGGAGGGGATTGTTTGGATCAGGTCAGAATGTAGGTAGACGAGTTATAGCCCGGAAGTTAGTGGAAGTGgtgtagaaaataaaagcttgatttGATCGAAGCACAAAATGGACATAGCGCCGCTAAAATTAGGTGCTGAGCAATAGAATTACGACATGCAATATGTTGATGATTTGAGAAAtcatgaaaataacatttttatttgtacaataaagaaacaattatGTTCCCAGCTTATAAAAGACATAATTGTGTGGAAACTTTGCAACACTTTAGGACTCGCTAGTTTCATCTAGGAGGAACAGACTAAATTTGTATAATTAAAATGGTagatttaacattaaaaatgcctaaatactttaaacaagcaaatacaaaaataaacacataaatttAACTCTTCAATCCattaagaaacattttacagttGTCCTacataaacttttttattgtttgatagTTATGCAGGTTGAATCATTTTGTACTGCTCACATTGCTCTAAATTGCTATTCAACTTCAACCTGGGGTTCGTGTGTGCCTTTCAGCCTGTTGGTTCTATTCTGAAATTAAGTTACCGGATGTTCCCTGAACTGCACTCAGATCAATTTTGTGCCCTGGGTGGTCGGACCAATCAGAAGGAAGGAAGGCGGGGCCTGGGCCGcttgctgctgcttctccagttAAATCGCCGCCGTCTCCAGTCTGAGTGTGCAGCCCTGCGGACTGACTCATCCATTTTTCCACCTAAAATTTCTCCGCTCAGGAATACAAACGTGATGCTTCACTGCGACCGGCCACTTCGAAAGGAACAAGAGGACCAGTGGTGACAACTTCACATCCCCTTCAGTCGTTTCAAAAGGagtatattcacattttttccgggtttttttcctctctttttctttttagtcctGGAGAAGAAAACCGTGTTTtgggggagtttttttttttttttttattgttgttgtggCGAACTCCGGTAATGCCGAACCGCTTCGAAAAACAAGCCAGCTAACATTTCTGTCTCCATGCGGGAGCGGGAGCTCTTTTTCCTACCTGGTGGTGTTGTCAGGTCGGTGAGCTGAATGGCTCGTTTTTCACCCTAACTCCATGTAAGCCTTTTCCCCCCCAAcacccgtttttttttttgttgtttttctcgcGGCTCTCTGCTGCTGGATATATCCGCGGTCACTGCGCAGGAATTCGGTGTAAATGGAGCGCCAGTCTAGTTTCATTTCCATCTGGCTCCAACTGGAACTCTGCGCCATGGCGGTTCTTCTGACCAAAGGTACGCTCAGACTTTGCTCTGCTGACGGGGCCTGTTTGTTGGCCTCTTCAGGCCTGGATAAACACTGTTTCAAGGGGAGACATGAAACGAGACTCCGGGGTTCCGAGTTCCGACGCTGAAGTTAGAATGCGACCTCAGTAAAGGACTATTCCACAACTTTCTTTTCATCTAGTTTACCTGTGGCGGGCTCTGGTTCACGTTGTAAACACTTAAACCGAGCTGAATCACGCCACAAAGATGACACCGCTTGAGATGAATGAAAAGTTTACTTGTCAGGACAAAAAAGTtgtaatagtttgttttttgttgttgttgttgttatttagACCAAATTGGATGAATTTCTGGTTGAAAATTGGACCACAAAGTCTGATAAAAACTGGACTGACTCATCTTCCACTTCTTTAAAAGATACCTTTGAGACCTCATCCAGTCCAGTTTAAATTAGAGAtatcagcaggtcagaggtcgggATCAGGTATTTCAGAAACGATTTAGTTTTCTTAATTTGTCTATAAACCAAGTGCATCAGAACTAACAAGTGACTATTGTTGGTTAATAACACACTAACAGGCTGTTGAggacttttaaagttttaatttaatcccaaaaatcagaaaaacaggCTTTGATGCTTGATTTCAATTTGTGATTTGCTTTAGTAACTtgttgtttggattttaattgtctatcaaaaaaacaaatgcagtgtTTCTTTCCCTCTTGTTCTATGTTTTAGTTAATATTGGTACTGGTCAGGAAAAGCTTGAATCGGTGCACTGTTCCTATAAAagctggaaaaggaaaaaaattctctttttttctgttttcttttatttatacatcaaTGGACGTGTGACAAATCACAAACTGTGTGGTCAGCGCAGAATAAGGCGTTCCACGTTTTTACTGATCTTAATTTAGATTTTGATCTGGAGAGTCAAACGCTTTCcagatgaattaaaaataaaaacaagagaaaccaAATTCATTAAAGTTCCAAATCAGATCCTGGCATCCATCTGGTGCCTCTGGAAGTCATAGCAAGcaaacattcaaacaaaaacctttttttttttttttttttaaagtgactaAAATCTCCTAAAGAAGCTGAAAAACcctgaaattgttttaatgactttaaATCGTCAGATAAACTAACTTTACCCTACGAGGTTTAAACAACCCAAACTGTAGCATCTCATCGGCCATGTTTCACTTCTCTCACTCCTGGTGCGAAGGAAGCCTCCATCCATGTATCGGAGCCACTCGGGGGCCCAGAGAGCCTGGCTGAGGGCCCCTCCCTCTGGTCAGCCCACAAAGGGGCCTCTCCTCTCTAATGAAATATTCTCCAAATGACCTGCCTTAGCCCTGCTGCTCCAATCATTCACAGGGAAAACACTGATCTGATGAATGTGGGCCTTGCACTGCAAGTTGGCGCAGCCTCACAGCAGCTACAGacacttcttcttctgcttaGGATGTATTCAGGTTGATACATTGTATCGTTTTAGTGATGATGCAACCTGCAGGCCAAGTGGCCTCTGGGCTGTGTGTTGTTGTATAGATCGAGGCTGCCATAATGAGAAGCTAGCCTGAGCTCACTCCCAACCAGCAGAACTCGGCTCCAGGGTGGGAAGAGTTGACTGCTTGTTGGTGGAGCTACACGCTCATTAGCATCTACTGCAGGAGAAGCTAGCAACAGTTagccagaggaggaggagggaatgAAACcagctgctgtaaaaacaaacaaaaagaaacatgaaatgtAGTTTCTcttactcttcttcttctcgtcCAGGAGAGATCAGGTGCTACTGTGACGCGCCACACTGCGTGGCCACCGGCTACATGTGCAAGTCTGAGCTGAACGCCTGCTTCACCAAGGTCCTGGACCCGCTCAGCGCCAACTCACCCCTCACCCACGGCTGCCTGGACCCCGTCTCCGGCGCCGCGGACGTCTGCGGCAGCGGCCGCCGCTCCGCCGACCCCCTCGGCGGTGCGCTGATGTTGGAGTGTTGCCACGACGATATGTGCAACTACAGGGGCCTGCAAGACCTGGCGCACACCAGGGACTCAACAGGTGAGGCAGCACGATGAAGTATGGCGATAAACGATGAAGCGATGGCGTACAGATAATGATGCAAGAAGGAAGAAATGGATATAACTTGGTAAAGAACGCTTAACAGGAACTGGAAGAtactcaaaacaaaagaactcaAACCATAAATAATGATTATGATGTTTCTAAACAAaactgcccttcaaaaaatatcaatgagaatggaaattattgcactcattttatttgttcaatcaattaattgattgTTAATTGCGGCAGGCAAGATGTGGGCCCTTATTTTCCTCCTTTCAGTTTCAGAAGCAGTGtttagtttttccttctttttttttaataatttttttttccatatccCGCCTCATTCTTAATTTTCCAGCTTAGCAGAACTTAacgttttaaacttttaacaagCCCCAGCTCTGCGCCTGCAGAGGCGAGAGAGCCGGGCAGTTTTTACCTTTAAGCTCTTGGAAGGAGATCAGATgcgctgtttctttttttttcttttttttttttttttattacgtgCGCACCATGTAATTTTCCCACCAAGCTGGAATGTGCCTCGCAGGACGAACATCCCTGACGTCCGCTCAGAAACGCAGGGCCTGTCGAGTTCTGAGGCGGAGggacttttcaggttttttagtttttttttgttgtttgctttgttttcagagGCAGAGCAGACTGTAGTTTATTAGCTCAGATTAATCTCTGGGATAAGGTGACTCATTTGTTTTCACCTCTCCTCAccctcactctctctctctctctctctctctctctctctgttgtaTTTCTTCCTTGCTTTCTCTTTTCTGTCGAGGGGGGGGTTAAAAGCTGAGCATCGTTTCTTAACAACGTGAAGCTAACCGTCCGATTGTCTCCATGTTTGCAGAGAGCCGTTACCCCACCGACGGCAACCGGAACCTGGTGACGCGCGTGCAGGAGCTGGCCTCGGCCAAGGAGGTGTGGTTCCGGGCGGCGGTGATCGCCGTGCCCATCGCCGGCGGCCTCATCCTGGTGCTGCTCATCATGCTGGCGCTGCGGATGCTGCGCAGCGAGAACAAGCGGCTGCAGGACCAGCGGCAGCAGATGCTGTCGCGCCTCCACTACAGCTTCCACGGTCACCACACCAAGAAGGGCCACGTGGCCAAGCTGGACCTGGAGTGCATGGTGCCGGTGTCGGGCCACGAGAACTGCTGCCTGACCTGCGACAAGATGCGGCAGGCCGAGCCGGGCGGCGGCGGCGACAAGATCCTGTCGTTGGTGCACTGGGGGATGTACAGCGGCCACGGCAAGCTGGAGTTCGTCTGACTGCCTCTAAAAGGacattcctttgttttgttttttgtttgttgttttgctaaaaCAATGCGGGACTGATCTCATGCCgcgcgtttttgtttttttttgctagagGAGCActttacttgaaaatgaaaaggcAGATCTGTATTTAAACTTGAGAGGGGCTCGCTGAGGATCCTGGACTTTCTACACTGAAACGCTGAAGGATTCCAaaattttttgtcttatttgcacatttgttgtcgtttctttcttttttttttttagttaaaaaaaaaaaaaaaatcaaaaaaccaAGATTTTTACACTGACACCAGGGTACAAGAAAAGGACTGATTGAGGAGgaagcgagagagagagagatctcGGTGCTTTTGGACTGTAGGTGTGAACACTCCTCTGGATGTTTCATGATTCAAGCTTATTGTAAAGAtttaaatatatctatatatatttttgtctgagAAAACTGACCGGTGTGCGTCTTCTTTGGAGTGAATGTTCCAACTTCTTTCTGTGATCAGACTAAAAGCTTgattgtatgtatgtatgtgtgtgtgtgtgtgtgggtgcgcaTGTGTGAAAGAACTTCAattaaagtgactttttatttaaatctggattctttgtttccttcttgACGTTTCCTGGTTATTAGACGGTAATAACAGGAGTATTATCGACCACAGCAGTGGAGAGCTTCTGTTTAAACCAGAAAAACCTTTGAACATCTATTGTCTGCCATGATTCCACCGACTGGTTGCACTGAGGTTTGATTTCTGAATTATCAGTTTATAAACTTCCTGGTTAAAGATTCAGCTGGAAATGTTAGTCTAAAAACTTGCATCTGGATTTAGTTGAACTTTTAGTCATATCGACACATTGTAGCAAAATGAACTCTACAGTAGGACTCGTTTATCCATGACtatgaaataatttcatttccCCTAATGTGGGAATGTTTTCCCTGGAAAAGTAGAGTTTGCCTTGCTAACGTATCCATAAGTCTCGCTTTGTTACATTGCAACCACATacatcaatgtattttatttactcaaaagaccaacacaaaataacacataattgtgaagaagaatgaaaaggaatgacaatctgaaaagtgtggtgtgcatttgaaTCCAGCTTCCCTGAGTAAATACTTTTTCGATGAGCGTTTCGCTGAAGTGTGCAAATTAGATGGTTTTGGGGTCTTCTCTACCAGCCTTGCATGTCTAGTTTAAGGTTTTTGCCTATTTTGACAGAGGTTCTCTGTTGGATTTACTGCAAGACTTTGACTATACCATTTTAACCCAAAACTTTaatcttttgcagcctctaactgGTTCTCCTCCAGAActcaatacaatacaatacaatacagtTCCAACCATTTTCCTTTTACTCTAACCAGCTTCACTCTCTCTATGTGGAAGAAAaccatccccacagcatgattctacctccaccatgtttcatgTAAAGTTGGTGTATTCAGCGTGTTTGTATTCTGAgtcacaaatatttgttttgcatgtaCAAACCACAAATGCtgtttaggggtatcagagtaaaaggggaTGAATACTCATGCTGCGTGCAAGTTGTAGTCGGAACTGGAAAATTCCAACTTCCCAGGaggaaaaatcaactggaacgcCTTCTGAAGTTGGATTTCCCACCGGGAAAGAGGAAGCAACTCCAACTACATCCCTTTGTAAggccaacttcctgtttcaatatggccgctcctcgCATCAACAGTACTAAGATGTGGTGGAAGCATGTAAAAGtatgtaaagaaaaatcaatgttATATGAAGCAACTGCAAATCTAagctgaagaaaattaaaagtggTGTTGGCTTTAAACAATGAGGGTAAGAGGTACAGAGAACAATGTCTGCTGGTGTTGGCATGTTGAAATCCCGACTTCTTAACAGAAACAGTTACCTCAGGTCTGACGTCAAACCCTGCTCCAAATTCCCACTTCCCATTTAACAGGAACACAGCAGTAGACTCATTGtacttttgaaattttatgttaaaaaaaaccccatacaTTATTTTCCTTGAGCTTTGTGTTTTcccctactttgtgttggtgtaatGGCAGCACAATAAAACACCAAGTTTCAAGTGTTTGGTTGTCACcttgcaaaatgcaaaaataagttcaaatgtttttccactctACATCCAGAGGTCACTTTGGTCTGACAGTCTACAGGACAGCTAATTTTATTAGACCCAGAGGAGAGTACTTTCAGGTCTGTCAGACGATTAAGTTCAATAACAAAAATGAGctgtaaattgttttttggAAGATGGACTCAGGTACcactttctgttttgtctctCTTTCCACTTGCTTGTGGGGAAACACCACAAATGGCCATTAGCAAACCACTCGCTCTTCCTTCCAGCCAAATCTTCCTCGAAGTGGGGATGCAAGCAGAAATGAGCGGAACGGTCAAAGCCCACCGGTGACAGCTTGTTTGGAGCTTGAGGTCAGGTCTCTGTGGCGCAGGAGTTTCCAAACTCCCTTTcgattatttacatttctgagaGTTCGAATGCGGCAGCGCTCGTGACAGGAGTCGCCGCAAGTTGGTGCCGTCAGTACTGGCTGCATCGCACAATGGATTATTGGGGTGAGTGGGGGCGTTTGGGTTGAAAAGTTCACACCCTAGGGCTCGTGGTTACCGTAGAAACCGCAACCAAGACATCTTGTGAGGATTTAAAAGTTGAGGTCCACTTTTCGCAGAGCTCAGCCTGTGTTTTTGTCCATTAGGAGGACAGGAAAACACTATTAGCAGCTATCCACTTAGCGGCAGCATGCATTAGCGAGGCTCAGGGCCTCCCAGAGGACTATTAGCCTTGTAATAATAACACTGTCCCCTGGCAGCCTAATGTGATGGCTGTTTTCTTTAGCTTGATCCCACTTTGTTGGCTAACCCACGGGTGTCCTGTGGTAACAGAGGTGGCAAAGAGAATTCTACAAGACCTACCAGCAACCAGTTCCTTCTTACGCCTTAGATGTGATTGAGTTGATTGCATTACACtgattaaacacacacacacgcacatatcCTTGTACTTTTATACAAACCGAAGACTTTGTATTGACTTGTCTTCATTATAGTAACTCCCTTTATCCTTAAACTAATCTATCCCTAACCCTAAccttaaaggggaagtattgtgtattttccaggcacatagtgccattttagaGCAGAATCAAGTTActgtgttgccttcagttgttataaagtAACAGAAGTAACTGGTATAATGACGTCAGCTGATGCGtatttccaccaggtgtttgctaattgctgttggctattctgaaggaactgagtgggggagtcatgGAAGCTTGCaagcttgaaaactgcagctccaaggaggagctctGGCCTCGAAGGTGGAGGTAGGTCTAGGACAGGCGTTTTGCACTGATtaagggatttctcaaacatgcatgaaaaaaccaaagcaacacttcagatatgtttttgatgaatgtGACTCACTCTTTTGAGTCACATTCTAACTCACAAGAGTTGCTTTAATATAATTCTGTCCCCAATTCACAGCATACATCTAGACCTAACACCTAATCCTAAACAAGGGGTTCCACCGTATTAGGACCGGGCCTTGGTCCCCATAAGACCTATTGGTCTTCAGAAGGTTAATGAATATGCCATAAATGGTCCTAAGAAGAACAGTTCAACAAGAACACACTCTCACCATCATCACCACTCAGAGCCATGTGACAATCTATAATAGGACCTTCCACTGacttacatttaatttaaaccagACTTCATCACTAACTTTAGCTGTAAATAAGTCAAGTTGTAACAATTTCCTCTAACGATCGCCTCAAATCCAGAAGGTTTTGCCTGAACCCGTCCCAATAACCACATGCATGTGGTCCCTATAGGGATTACTGGCCTTGACGAGATTAGTGTTCCTATCTGAAAGGTCCCAGAGAAGTAGGaaaacaagtacacacacatCAGAGTACCAGAGTTGAGCCTACCCCACACAAGCAGTCACCTCAGTCATTAGGATTAGCCTCTTTGTGCAGTAGAAGCCACTCAAACTGTTTACATTCATATGCAAATGTAATGAGACGACCGACTGGCCTCTGTCAAAAGAGCCCCTGTTTGCTTTAAAGCAATTACAAGCAACCCCTCTGACACCACCACCAGGTCGCCATTTTCATTCTTGTTGATTTCCAGCAGAAGCCTGTGTGTGCGCCGCCTGTGTGTGCGCCGCCTCTGCGGCGGTCACCACCCACTCCCACATGTCCTGCCTCCTCAGGTGAGTTGCATTCCTGCCGCCGGATTAACAAGCATGCAAGTGATTTAAATCTGGGTGGTGCTCCTGCTCTGCTCCCCGCGCTCCCAGAGGTCCTGTAACTGTCCTGAAAAGACTTGTGCCCACTGTGGAGGCAGCAACATGTGGAACAATATATGAAGTGTAAACACACATGGAACCTGTTAACACCTGAGCATTGGAAATGGATGAACACCCGGGGTAGTAAAAGgcttttcattaaagttttggAAATACTCACAcggcttccttccttccttccaagCTTCAATAGTTTTCCTCCACTGAAACATAGCATGTGTGATGCAGTGCAGATtagttgttaaaatattttatttaacagtcaTGGTAAAGAATGATAAAAAGGCAACAGACCAACATTTATCAATGATTTCTGAAGTTGTTATTAACACATTTTGAAGAAGTAATCTTTGTGGAGGGGGCTGCA
Protein-coding regions in this window:
- the bambia gene encoding BMP and activin membrane-bound inhibitor homolog — encoded protein: MERQSSFISIWLQLELCAMAVLLTKGEIRCYCDAPHCVATGYMCKSELNACFTKVLDPLSANSPLTHGCLDPVSGAADVCGSGRRSADPLGGALMLECCHDDMCNYRGLQDLAHTRDSTESRYPTDGNRNLVTRVQELASAKEVWFRAAVIAVPIAGGLILVLLIMLALRMLRSENKRLQDQRQQMLSRLHYSFHGHHTKKGHVAKLDLECMVPVSGHENCCLTCDKMRQAEPGGGGDKILSLVHWGMYSGHGKLEFV